One stretch of Natronobacterium gregoryi SP2 DNA includes these proteins:
- the rio1 gene encoding serine/threonine-protein kinase Rio1 — protein MGQGTEYGLVDLEEADTPGDEWAEIDVADTEADRIARKRDREFEQFEERIKDADQFKVEQSVFDDATFAALYKLVQDGHVEAFGGPLSTGKEANVYHALGDDREVAVKIYRINASNFRQMRDYLEGDPRFEGLGGKKKDVVLAWTKKEFANLRRAKKAGVRVPEPIAAERNVLVMEYIGNEAGRARRLGEVHIENPETAYDVMREYMRRLYAAGIVHGDLSEYNVVFDEGQLVIIDVGQAVTVHHPNSRDFLERDCENVASFFARQGLETDPDKLLEFVTDPDPDPSRD, from the coding sequence ATGGGACAGGGAACGGAGTACGGTCTGGTCGATTTAGAGGAAGCTGACACGCCCGGCGACGAGTGGGCAGAGATCGACGTCGCCGACACTGAAGCCGACAGAATCGCCCGCAAGCGCGACCGCGAGTTCGAGCAGTTCGAGGAACGAATCAAAGACGCCGACCAGTTCAAAGTCGAACAATCGGTGTTCGACGACGCGACCTTCGCTGCGCTCTATAAACTCGTCCAGGACGGCCACGTCGAGGCGTTCGGCGGCCCACTCTCGACGGGCAAAGAGGCAAACGTCTACCACGCGCTGGGCGACGACCGCGAGGTCGCGGTCAAGATCTATCGAATCAACGCCTCGAACTTCCGGCAGATGCGTGACTACCTGGAGGGTGACCCCCGATTCGAGGGCCTGGGCGGCAAGAAGAAAGACGTTGTCCTCGCCTGGACGAAAAAGGAATTCGCGAACCTGCGGCGGGCGAAGAAAGCGGGCGTCCGCGTCCCGGAACCGATCGCCGCCGAGCGAAACGTCCTGGTCATGGAGTACATCGGGAACGAAGCGGGCCGCGCCAGGCGACTCGGCGAGGTCCACATCGAGAATCCCGAGACGGCCTACGATGTCATGCGCGAGTACATGCGCCGACTCTACGCCGCCGGGATCGTCCACGGCGACCTGAGTGAGTACAACGTCGTCTTCGACGAGGGCCAACTAGTGATCATCGACGTCGGCCAGGCCGTCACCGTCCACCATCCCAACAGTCGAGACTTTCTGGAGCGTGACTGCGAGAACGTCGCGAGTTTCTTTGCCCGGCAGGGCCTCGAGACAGATCCCGACAAGTTACTCGAGTTCGTCACTGATCCGGACCCCGACCCCTCTCGAGACTGA
- a CDS encoding RNA ligase family protein — protein sequence MEEYPAIPSVDAAPNSFFEEGHLWLLEKIDGAHLRFQLQQSGLVCFGDRNQVYDDPDDVPDPYQHVVRHVRANLDREALRNAVDDVEDVVFFGEATHRQTIDYDWDRIPSFLGFDVWSADAGTFRPPDAVQAIFDGIGLESVNVFERERRARDFDPDSYAIPQSAWDDGPAAGVVIRDKRGRRAKLVHPDAGRADGPAPVDVPAEELAARYATRDRLEKIASRLEDDRRPVTFETLYERVLEDILREAHRRLGHGESSVEMDEFRSEVGALTRAFLEDRSNGT from the coding sequence ATGGAGGAATACCCAGCCATCCCGTCGGTCGACGCTGCACCAAACAGTTTCTTCGAGGAGGGCCACCTGTGGCTCCTCGAGAAGATCGACGGCGCGCACCTCCGTTTTCAGCTTCAGCAGTCGGGGCTCGTGTGTTTCGGCGATCGAAACCAGGTCTACGACGATCCCGACGACGTACCCGATCCCTATCAGCACGTGGTCCGCCACGTTCGAGCGAACCTCGACCGCGAGGCGCTCCGAAACGCCGTCGACGATGTCGAGGACGTCGTCTTCTTCGGTGAAGCGACTCACCGCCAAACGATCGACTACGACTGGGATCGTATCCCGTCGTTTCTCGGCTTCGACGTCTGGTCGGCTGACGCTGGAACGTTCCGCCCGCCCGACGCAGTGCAGGCGATCTTCGACGGAATCGGGCTCGAGTCGGTGAACGTCTTCGAACGGGAACGCCGCGCTCGAGATTTCGATCCCGATTCGTACGCTATCCCACAGTCGGCGTGGGACGACGGACCGGCCGCAGGCGTCGTGATTCGGGACAAACGGGGGCGACGTGCGAAGCTCGTCCATCCCGACGCCGGTCGTGCCGACGGACCGGCCCCGGTCGACGTGCCGGCGGAAGAACTGGCAGCGAGATACGCGACCCGGGACCGACTCGAAAAAATTGCATCGAGACTCGAGGACGACCGTCGACCCGTGACGTTCGAAACGCTCTACGAGCGCGTGCTCGAGGATATCCTTCGGGAGGCTCACCGCCGACTCGGTCACGGCGAGAGCAGCGTCGAGATGGACGAGTTTCGGTCCGAGGTCGGTGCGCTCACGCGGGCGTTCCTCGAGGATCGGTCGAACGGGACGTAA
- a CDS encoding tryptophan--tRNA ligase: MPNPTDATDSTDTETNPEASTTDADEFTVTPYAVSGEVDYEKLLERFGATSLTDDQLDRFPDHPMIRRRTFYAGRDVNEYLEAAESDDPHAIVTGRGPSGPMHLGHVLSLYLARRFQRETGTTVYVPLSDDEKYLAKDQSFASIGGHTRDNLRDVLAVGFDPENTRIVIDTADADVIYPIAVRLANYLTPATVEAVYGQQDTVGLQFYPAVQATHLLLPQLVAGRQPTLVPIAVDQDPHVRVCRDVAAKESLPVEKPGALLGRFLPSLEGPGKMSSSGDAPSIELTDDPETVAATVNEHAYTGGRATLEEHREKGGDPSVDIPFQYLRFFFEEDDAALERIAQRYRAGELLSGDLKELAIDRITDFLAAHQRRRDALGELEDELEPFRLANAERCRALERAGVPSVSGRVR; the protein is encoded by the coding sequence ATGCCAAACCCTACCGACGCGACCGACAGCACCGATACCGAAACGAACCCCGAAGCGAGCACGACCGACGCGGACGAGTTCACCGTCACCCCCTACGCCGTCTCCGGCGAGGTCGACTACGAGAAACTGCTCGAACGCTTCGGCGCGACCTCTCTCACGGACGACCAGCTCGACCGGTTTCCCGACCACCCGATGATCCGTCGCCGGACGTTCTACGCCGGCCGGGACGTGAACGAGTATCTCGAGGCCGCCGAATCGGACGACCCCCACGCTATTGTGACGGGCCGCGGACCGTCGGGGCCGATGCACCTCGGCCACGTCCTGTCGCTGTACCTCGCGAGGCGCTTTCAACGAGAGACGGGCACGACGGTCTACGTTCCGCTGTCCGACGACGAGAAGTACCTCGCGAAAGATCAGTCGTTCGCGTCGATCGGTGGGCACACGCGCGACAACCTCCGCGACGTTCTCGCCGTCGGCTTCGATCCCGAAAACACGCGAATCGTGATCGACACCGCCGACGCCGACGTGATCTACCCGATCGCGGTTCGACTCGCCAACTACCTCACGCCGGCCACCGTCGAAGCCGTCTACGGCCAGCAGGACACGGTCGGGTTACAGTTCTATCCGGCCGTGCAGGCGACCCACCTGCTGTTGCCGCAACTCGTCGCGGGACGACAGCCGACGCTCGTCCCCATCGCCGTCGACCAGGACCCACACGTGCGGGTCTGTCGCGACGTCGCCGCGAAGGAGTCGCTTCCGGTCGAGAAACCGGGTGCCCTGCTCGGGCGCTTCCTGCCGAGCCTCGAGGGGCCGGGCAAGATGAGTTCCTCCGGGGACGCGCCGTCGATCGAACTCACCGACGATCCAGAGACCGTCGCGGCGACGGTCAACGAACACGCCTACACCGGCGGTCGGGCGACCCTCGAGGAACACCGCGAGAAGGGCGGCGATCCGTCCGTCGACATCCCGTTCCAGTACCTCCGCTTTTTCTTCGAGGAGGACGACGCCGCACTCGAGCGGATCGCCCAGCGGTATCGAGCGGGCGAGTTGCTCAGCGGCGACCTGAAGGAACTCGCGATCGACCGGATCACCGACTTCCTGGCGGCCCACCAGCGCCGGCGCGACGCGCTGGGTGAGCTCGAGGACGAACTCGAGCCGTTCCGACTCGCCAATGCCGAGCGTTGCCGGGCACTCGAGCGGGCTGGCGTGCCGTCCGTTTCTGGGAGGGTGAGGTGA
- a CDS encoding YfcE family phosphodiesterase, whose protein sequence is MNIGIVSDTHDNVDATERAAAIFAEEGVEIVVHCGDFVAPLLPPYFGEFELHGVLGNNDGDTRNLQAAFDALGGESELHGRFAALEFDGLSMAVLHGESKAEVEAIAAAEEYDLVCYGHHHVNERSENGRTTVVNPGAHFPTTADDDRTVAILDTLSESVRFRSVLE, encoded by the coding sequence ATGAACATCGGGATCGTTTCAGACACCCACGACAACGTCGATGCAACCGAGCGGGCGGCTGCAATCTTCGCCGAGGAAGGCGTCGAGATTGTCGTCCACTGTGGCGACTTCGTCGCACCGTTGCTCCCGCCGTACTTCGGCGAGTTCGAACTCCACGGCGTCCTCGGGAACAACGACGGCGACACCCGTAACCTGCAGGCGGCGTTCGACGCACTGGGTGGCGAGAGCGAACTCCACGGCCGGTTCGCCGCCCTCGAGTTCGACGGCCTCTCGATGGCCGTCCTCCACGGCGAGTCGAAAGCCGAGGTCGAGGCCATCGCCGCCGCCGAGGAATACGACCTCGTCTGTTACGGCCACCACCACGTCAACGAACGCTCCGAGAACGGTCGAACGACGGTCGTCAACCCAGGTGCTCACTTCCCGACGACGGCCGACGACGACCGTACCGTCGCGATCCTCGATACGCTCTCGGAGTCGGTTCGGTTCCGGTCGGTCCTCGAGTAA
- a CDS encoding KH domain-containing protein, protein MQHVKIPQDRIGVLIGEGGETMREIEAEAEVRLDIDSENGSVAIETVGDPVRGLKGPEIVRAIGRGFAPEDALTLLDDEMMMFDVVDIDAAARNKNDLQRQKGRLIGENGRTRELMEELSGASVVIYGSTLGIIGTPEEVDAVRTAAEMILDGAPHGTVYSFLEEKHNEMKHQGLEYHRFPGGTSDT, encoded by the coding sequence ATGCAGCACGTGAAGATTCCGCAGGATCGTATTGGCGTTCTTATCGGCGAAGGCGGTGAGACGATGCGAGAGATCGAAGCCGAGGCCGAAGTCCGACTCGACATCGATTCGGAGAACGGCTCCGTCGCCATCGAGACGGTCGGCGACCCCGTTCGCGGTCTCAAAGGCCCCGAAATCGTCCGTGCGATCGGTCGCGGGTTCGCGCCCGAGGACGCACTCACGCTACTCGACGACGAGATGATGATGTTCGACGTCGTCGACATCGACGCCGCCGCCCGCAACAAAAACGACCTGCAACGACAGAAGGGCCGTCTCATCGGCGAAAACGGCCGCACTCGAGAGCTGATGGAGGAACTCTCCGGCGCATCCGTCGTCATCTACGGCTCGACGCTCGGGATCATCGGCACGCCCGAGGAGGTCGACGCCGTCCGTACCGCCGCGGAGATGATTCTCGACGGTGCGCCCCACGGTACCGTCTACTCGTTCCTCGAGGAGAAACACAACGAGATGAAACATCAGGGACTCGAGTATCACCGGTTCCCCGGTGGCACGTCCGATACCTGA
- the thsA gene encoding thermosome subunit alpha: MGNQPLIVLSEESQRTSGKDAQSMNVQAGKAVAESVRTTLGPKGMDKMLVDSTGNVIVTNDGVTLLSEMEIDHPAADMIVEVAETQEDEVGDGTTSAVVVAGELLSQAEDLLDQDIHATTLAQGYRQAAEEATEALEEIALDVDEDDDEILHQIAATAMTGKGAESSRDLLADLVVEAVQSVADDGEIDTDNISVEKVVGGSIDESELVEGVIVDKERVSENMPYFAEDASIAVIDGDLEVKETEIDAEVNVTDPDQLEQFLEQEEQQLQEMVEEIADAGADVVFVDGGIDDMAQHYLAQEGIIAVRRVKSSDQGQLARSTGATPVSSTADLTEDDLGFAGSVAQKEIAGDQRIFVEDVDDAKSVTLILRGGTEHVIDEVDRAVEDSLGVVRTTLEDGKVLAGGGAPEVDLSLALRDYADSVGGREQLAVEAFADALEVIPRTLAENAGLDPIDSLVELRADHDSGNEAAGLDAYTGDTIDMGEEGVYEPLRVKTQAIESATEAAVMLLRIDDVIAAGDLAVEDDDDEDMPAGGPGGMGGGMGGMGGGMGGMM, encoded by the coding sequence ATGGGCAACCAGCCTCTTATCGTTCTCTCGGAGGAGAGCCAGCGCACCTCCGGCAAAGACGCACAATCGATGAACGTACAGGCCGGCAAGGCCGTTGCCGAGTCCGTCCGGACCACACTCGGTCCGAAGGGAATGGACAAGATGCTCGTCGACTCCACGGGTAACGTCATCGTCACCAACGACGGCGTCACCCTGCTCTCGGAGATGGAGATCGACCACCCGGCGGCCGACATGATCGTCGAAGTCGCCGAAACCCAGGAAGACGAGGTCGGTGACGGGACCACCAGTGCCGTCGTCGTTGCTGGCGAACTCCTGAGCCAGGCCGAGGACCTCCTCGACCAGGACATCCACGCGACCACCCTCGCCCAGGGGTACCGCCAGGCCGCCGAAGAAGCCACCGAAGCCCTCGAAGAGATCGCGCTCGACGTCGACGAAGACGACGACGAAATCCTCCACCAGATCGCCGCTACGGCGATGACCGGCAAGGGAGCCGAAAGCTCCCGCGACCTGCTCGCGGATCTGGTCGTCGAGGCCGTCCAGTCCGTCGCCGACGACGGTGAGATCGACACCGACAACATCAGCGTCGAGAAAGTCGTCGGCGGCTCCATCGACGAGTCCGAACTCGTCGAGGGCGTCATCGTCGACAAGGAGCGCGTCTCCGAGAACATGCCGTACTTCGCCGAGGACGCGTCGATCGCGGTCATCGATGGCGACCTCGAGGTCAAAGAAACCGAAATCGACGCCGAAGTCAACGTCACCGACCCCGACCAGCTCGAGCAGTTCCTCGAACAGGAGGAACAGCAACTCCAGGAGATGGTCGAAGAGATCGCCGACGCCGGTGCCGACGTCGTCTTCGTCGACGGCGGTATCGACGACATGGCCCAGCACTACCTCGCCCAGGAGGGCATCATCGCCGTCCGCCGCGTCAAGTCCAGCGATCAGGGTCAGCTCGCCCGCTCGACCGGTGCCACGCCTGTCTCGAGCACCGCAGACCTCACCGAAGACGACCTCGGCTTCGCCGGCAGCGTCGCCCAGAAAGAAATCGCCGGTGACCAGCGCATCTTCGTCGAGGACGTCGACGACGCGAAGTCTGTCACCCTGATCCTCCGCGGTGGCACCGAACACGTCATCGACGAGGTCGACCGCGCAGTCGAAGACTCGCTGGGCGTCGTCCGTACGACCCTCGAGGATGGCAAGGTGCTTGCCGGTGGCGGCGCACCCGAAGTCGACCTCTCGCTTGCCCTGCGTGACTACGCCGACTCCGTCGGCGGCCGCGAACAGCTCGCCGTCGAAGCCTTCGCGGACGCACTCGAGGTCATCCCACGCACCCTCGCCGAGAACGCCGGGCTGGACCCCATCGACTCTCTCGTGGAGCTGCGTGCCGACCACGACAGCGGTAACGAAGCTGCTGGCCTCGACGCCTACACCGGCGACACGATCGACATGGGCGAAGAAGGCGTCTACGAGCCGCTGCGAGTGAAGACCCAGGCAATCGAGTCTGCCACCGAAGCCGCAGTTATGCTGCTGCGCATCGACGACGTCATCGCCGCAGGCGACCTCGCCGTCGAAGACGACGACGACGAGGACATGCCCGCTGGCGGCCCAGGTGGTATGGGCGGTGGCATGGGCGGCATGGGCGGTGGCATGGGCGGCATGATGTAG
- a CDS encoding alanine dehydrogenase → MNTLLLDSDDVDDNARMSAVVDAVEEAFGSFERGDCQMPAKSYIDLPQYNGDFRSMPAYLDTGEWDAAGLKWVNVHPDNPEKHDLPTVLGTMIYSDPVTAAPLAIMDGTALTMKRTGAAAAVATDYLAVEDATSMGIVGAGVQSYTQLEAISEIRSIEEVVVADKDDERTQQFIDAFDDQFDVRAGSISEAGHCDVVSTVTPVEEPIVGPEDVTEHTHINAMGADAEGKQELDDDLLLDATVVIDDHEQCTHSGEINVPYHEGILSDADIHAEIGELVVGDEPARTDDTGVTVFDSTGLAIQDVAAAHVVYEHALENDNGSPFGLIGADGV, encoded by the coding sequence ATGAACACGCTTCTGTTGGACAGTGACGATGTCGACGACAACGCCCGAATGTCTGCAGTCGTCGACGCGGTCGAGGAAGCTTTCGGCTCCTTCGAGCGCGGCGACTGCCAGATGCCGGCTAAATCCTACATCGACCTGCCACAGTACAACGGCGACTTCCGGTCGATGCCCGCCTATCTCGACACCGGCGAGTGGGACGCCGCCGGTCTCAAGTGGGTCAACGTCCACCCCGACAATCCCGAAAAACACGATCTACCGACTGTCCTCGGGACGATGATCTACTCTGATCCCGTGACCGCCGCTCCGCTCGCGATCATGGACGGCACTGCGCTGACGATGAAACGCACCGGTGCCGCCGCAGCCGTCGCAACCGACTACCTCGCCGTCGAGGACGCCACTTCGATGGGTATCGTCGGTGCGGGCGTCCAGTCGTACACGCAACTCGAGGCGATCAGTGAGATTCGATCGATCGAGGAAGTCGTCGTCGCGGACAAAGACGACGAGCGAACCCAACAGTTCATCGATGCCTTCGACGACCAGTTCGACGTCCGCGCCGGGTCGATTTCCGAAGCCGGCCACTGCGACGTCGTCTCGACGGTGACGCCGGTCGAAGAACCGATCGTCGGCCCCGAGGACGTCACAGAGCACACGCATATCAACGCGATGGGTGCGGACGCGGAAGGAAAACAAGAACTCGACGACGACCTCCTGCTCGATGCGACGGTCGTCATCGACGACCACGAACAGTGTACTCACTCCGGCGAGATCAACGTCCCGTATCACGAGGGAATTCTCTCGGACGCCGACATCCACGCCGAAATCGGCGAACTCGTCGTCGGCGACGAACCCGCACGTACCGACGACACCGGCGTCACAGTCTTCGACTCGACCGGGCTGGCCATCCAGGATGTCGCGGCCGCACACGTCGTCTACGAACACGCCCTCGAGAACGACAACGGGTCGCCGTTCGGCCTAATCGGCGCTGACGGCGTCTAG
- a CDS encoding transcription initiation factor IIB, which produces MAGTDRNSHCPECNGTLRKVDTETLCEECGLVFSEDAMDRGPEWRSFEDEETDRRRTGAPLTRSRHDRGLSTEIGYGSGSNSSYESRLTGRKRRQIARLRREHNRARIASKAERNQVYGFAEIRRVNAHLSLPDSTREQACALFESAQSADLFQGRSLEGFAAAAVYATCRTRSIARTVDEIAAVARADSDELTVAYKALNRELGLPTGPIDPTEYLPRYASKLDLGTEVERRAHEHVTTLLQEGRIGGRNPSGVAAACLYQAAGERQEWPTITQATAGEVADVAPVTIRSTVKDIRDLRK; this is translated from the coding sequence ATGGCAGGGACCGATAGAAACTCACATTGTCCTGAATGCAACGGTACGCTGCGGAAAGTCGACACTGAAACGCTCTGTGAAGAGTGTGGGCTCGTCTTCAGCGAAGACGCGATGGACCGTGGCCCCGAATGGCGGTCGTTCGAAGACGAAGAGACCGACCGCCGACGAACCGGCGCTCCGCTGACCCGATCTCGGCACGACCGCGGACTGTCAACCGAAATCGGCTACGGAAGCGGCTCCAACTCGAGTTACGAGTCCCGGCTTACCGGCCGCAAACGTCGCCAGATCGCACGCCTCCGGCGAGAGCACAACCGTGCCCGAATCGCCTCGAAGGCAGAACGAAATCAAGTCTACGGGTTCGCGGAAATCAGGCGCGTCAACGCCCACCTCTCACTTCCCGACTCCACCCGCGAACAAGCGTGTGCGCTGTTCGAGTCCGCACAGTCTGCCGACCTGTTTCAGGGACGGTCACTCGAAGGGTTCGCCGCTGCGGCCGTCTACGCTACCTGTCGGACGCGATCGATCGCTCGGACAGTTGACGAAATCGCAGCCGTCGCACGCGCAGACAGCGACGAACTCACAGTTGCGTACAAGGCACTGAACCGCGAACTCGGGTTGCCGACCGGTCCGATCGATCCCACGGAGTATCTCCCGCGCTACGCCTCGAAACTCGACCTCGGAACCGAAGTCGAACGCCGCGCTCACGAACACGTGACGACGCTACTCCAGGAGGGACGGATCGGTGGACGGAATCCAAGCGGCGTCGCCGCGGCCTGTCTCTATCAGGCGGCTGGCGAACGCCAAGAGTGGCCGACGATCACGCAGGCGACGGCAGGCGAGGTCGCCGACGTCGCCCCGGTGACGATTCGGTCGACGGTGAAAGACATCCGTGACCTTCGTAAGTAA